The following coding sequences are from one Triticum dicoccoides isolate Atlit2015 ecotype Zavitan chromosome 4A, WEW_v2.0, whole genome shotgun sequence window:
- the LOC119289516 gene encoding zinc finger MYM-type protein 1-like, whose amino-acid sequence MKKKDVSLFELWDKSSKARKISSTSTPTALSVEVESNLQLALVHTHDEAPQPERERGSPSPIVEDDEAVDGDDEPSPHFEADLAALEHDPGKRIPISSYHVNDRDVVRRRYIDLGACQPKGHKFEITDFSGHLRHFCPSWFKDHKWLEYSVDKEAAFCFVCYLFKDKTKSPGGDSFVKGGFRNWNMKARLTRHVGDVSSAHAEAQEKYDMFTTPQTSIRESIASNTSQYKALYKQRLTWTLKCVRFLLRQGLAFRGHDESEDSLNKGNFLELLNWLAGNFEEVDRVVLKNAPQNCKMTHHDIQHEVIKCCAQETTKLVIEELDGGHFAILADESSDVYQNEQLAVCLRFVDKKGRAVVRFLGLAHVEDTTSLTLKAAIQKMLTDHNLTFAMVREQGYDGASNMRGNVSGLKKLIMDESPSAYYVHCTWFFQQLAHLLNALGMSCKKMRMLRIA is encoded by the coding sequence AGCAACCTACAGCTAGCACTAGTGCATACACATGACGAAGCTCCGCAACCGGAGAGGGAGAGAGGCTCCCCGTCCCCaattgtagaagatgatgaagcggTTGatggagatgatgaaccaagtccccATTTCGAAGCAGATTTGGCGGCTCTGGAACATGACCCTGGCAAGCGAATTCCCATATCTTCATATCATGTCAATGACCGGGATGTAGTTAGAAGGAGATACATTGACTTGGGAGCTTGTCAACCAAAGGGTCACAAATTTGAGATCACGGATTTTAGTGGACATCTCCGTCACTTTTGTCCTTCTTGGTTTAAGGATCACAAGTGGCTTGAGTATAGTGTGGACAAAGAGGCCGCTTTCTGCTTTGTTTGCTATTTGTTCAAGGATAAAACAAAAAGCCCCGGTGGAGATTCATTTGTTAAGGGTGGGTTTAGAAACTGGAACATGAAAGCAAGATTGACAAGGCATGTTGGTGATGTAAGTAGTGCTCACGCTGAAGCTCAAGAGAAGTATGATATGTTCACTACACCACAAACATCAATTCGGGAGTCTATTGCTTCAAACACCTCACAATACAAGGCTTTGTATAAACAACGTTTGACATGGACACTCAAGTGTGTGAGATTTTTGTTGCGCCAAGGCTTGGCATTTAGAGGACATGATGAAAGTGAAGACTCGCTAAATAAAGGAAATTTCCTTGAGCTTCTAAATTGGCTAGCAGGAAATTTTGAAGAGGTTGATAGGGTTGTTCTCAAGAATGCTCCACAGAACTGCAAGATGACTCACCATGATATACAGCATGAGGTGATAAAATGTTGTGCACAAGAGACTACTAAACTAGTCATTGAAGAACTTGATGGTGGTCATTTTGCAATACTTGCAGATGAGTCTAGTGatgtgtatcagaatgaacaattgGCTGTTTGCTTGCGTTTTGTTGATAAGAAAGGAAGGGCAGTTGTAAGATTTCTTGGTCTTGCTCATGTTGAAGATACTACCTCTTTGACACTAAAAGCTGCAATTCAAAAAATGCTTACGGACCACAATTTGACCTTTGCGATGGTTCGTGAGCAAGGATATGATGGAGCTAGTAACATGAGAGGTAATGTTAGTGGCCTGAAAAAACTGATTATGGATGAGTCCCCTTCTGCCTACTATGTTCATTGTACTTGGTTCTTTCAGCAGCTTGCACACTTGttaaatgctcttggcatgtcttgTAAAAAGATGAGAATGCTTCGGATAGCTTAG